One genomic region from Phragmites australis chromosome 1, lpPhrAust1.1, whole genome shotgun sequence encodes:
- the LOC133889767 gene encoding uncharacterized protein LOC133889767 produces MKKQCGGGCLGAPMRALSRACDSACDLYVRGMSGCAHRVPSGAAGAVGRGFGRSPTMSPPLRTSSDSVDDLVRAASRRQRRVAAEPSEVEGAGAGKKGAAEMISAAPAVKTPARKKGAAAMGTIAEDAPCEFGADGSCAIGSAPPRRRGAAAGRLTTRPAVAGFGAIKAGNEVFAH; encoded by the coding sequence ATGAAGAAGCAGTGCGGCGGCGGGTGCCTGGGCGCGCCGATGCGCGCGCTGTCGCGGGCGTGCGACTCGGCCTGCGACCTCTACGTGCGCGGCATGTCCGGATGCGCGCACCGGGTGCCGTCGGGGGCGGCCGGCGCCGTAGGGCGCGGGTTCGGCAGGTCGCCCACGATGTCCCCGCCCCTGCGGACCAGCTCGGACAGTGTCGACGACCTCGTCCGCGCCGCGTCCAGGCGGCAGCGGCGCGTCGCGGCCGAGCCGTCGGAAGTGGAGGGGGCCGGGGCAGGCAAGAAGGGCGCCGCGGAGATGATCAGCGCGGCGCCGGCCGTCAAGACCCCGGCTCGGAAGAAGGGCGCCGCGGCCATGGGGACCATCGCCGAGGACGCGCCGTGCGAGTTCGGCGCGGACGGCTCCTGCGCTATTGGCTCCGCGCCGCCAAggaggcgcggcgcggcggcgggccgcCTCACCACGCGCCCCGCTGTCGCTGGGTTCGGCGCCATCAAGGCCGGGAACGAGGTCTTTGCGCACTAA